The stretch of DNA GCCGCCGCTTGATCGCGGCATACTTGAAGAGGCCGTAAGGCATCAGCGCCAGATAGACGGTGCAGATCGCCGCCAGCGTCCACCACGGCTCCAGCAGCAGGGCGGCAAAGGCAAGTCCGGTGAAGGCGATCAGCGGCAGCCGGATCGATCGACGCGGACGGAGCGAGGCCCAGCTGAGCGTCGCCATGTTGGAAATCATCAGGATCGCGATCAGCGTCAGCCATCCGGTCATCAGCACCGGATTGCGAAACAGTCCGATTCCGGTCTCGTGCCACAAGTAGAATGGCAGGAAGGCCAGCCCTGCCCCGACCGGCGCGGGCACCCCGGTAAGAAACCCGGCAGATTTGTGCGGCTGATCTTCCATGTCGATCCGCGCATTGAAGCGTGCGAGGCGCAGCGCGCAGCAGATCGCAAAGGCGAGTGCGGCAAACCAGCCGAAGCGCGGCCAGTCCTGCAATGACCACATGAACAGGATCAGAGCGGGCGCCACCCCGAAGCTGAGCGAATCGGCCAGCGAATCGAGTTCGGCACCGAACCGCGACTGGGCGTTGAGCAACCGCGCCACACGCCCGTCGATCCCGTCGAGGACGCCAGCGAGAACCACCAGTCCGATGGCGAAGGCCCATTGCCCTTCGGTGGCAAAGCGGATGCCGGTGAGGCCCGAACACAGCGCCGCGGCGGTAATCGCATTGGGCAGCATCGCCCGCAAGGTCAGCCCGCCCGCGCGGGCATCCTTGACCGGGCGCACATCATCCTCGTCCTCGGCCGCCTTGGGGCCAAGCCTTGCGGTCAGGAACCGCGCACCGGGAATCGCGCGCGCGCCGCGCTTGCGGGGCGAACGGCTCATGCGTTGCGGCTCATTGGGCAATACCTTCGATCAATCCACGCTGGCCGACTTCGGCAATCACCGTCTCGCCTGCAATAACTGTCTGACCGATCATCACCTTGGGATCGGTCCCCGCAGGCAGATAGACATCGACCCGGCTACCGAAGCGGATCAGGCCGACCCGCTGCCCCTTGGCGACGATATCGCCGGACTTCACAAAAGGCACGATCCGCCGCGCCACCAGCCCGGCGATCTGGGTGAAGCCCAGCTTCAGCCCGTCGCTGCGTTCGATCAGGATGTGCTGGCGCTCGTTTTCCTCACTCGCCTTGTCGAGATCGGCATTCATGAAGCGGCCCGGAACATAGACCACCCGCCGCACCGTGCCGCCCACCGGCGTGCGGTTGATGTGGACATCGAACACGCTCATGAAGATCGACACCCGCGTCACCGGCCCTGCCGCCAGCCCGGCAAGTCCCGACCCGTCGTCGATCTGCAATTCCAGCGGCGGCTCGGTCTCGGTGATCAGAGTCACCAATCCATCGGCGGGAGAGATGATCGCGTTCTCGCTCTGCGGCACCACGCGTTCGGGATCGCGGAAAAAGGCGAAGATGCCCGCGCTCAGCACCAGCACCGGCCAGCCGATCAGGCCCCAGCCCACCGGCCACAGGAAGAACAGGCCCACGGCGGCTGCGATCAGGCCGAACTTGCGACCTTCCGGATGGATCGCGGGCCAGTCCCAGCCGGCCTCTCCGTGGCCCTTGTTGTCGAGGATTTCGCCTGCCATCGCTCAGCTTCTAGGGGGTGCGGCGCAAGGCCGCAACCTCACGCGACCTTGCGCACGAAGACGGTGCCTGCCGAATAGCCCGCGCCGAAGGAGCAGATCAGCCCGGTATCGCCCGCTGCCAGATCGTCCGAATGCTGGTGGAAGGCGATGATCGAGCCCGCGCTGGAGGTGTTGCCATAGGTGTCGAGCACGGTCGGGCTTTTGTCCTCGCTCGCTTCGTGGCCCAGAACCTTGTGCGAAATCAGCCGGTTCATGCCCGCATTGGCCTGATGCAGCCACAGCCGCCGCAGCATCGCCGGGTCGATCCCCAGTCGCTCGGCCTCGTCGAGGATCATCTGCGCCACCATCGGCACGACTTCCTTGAAGACCTTCCGACCCTCCTGCACGAACAGCTTGTCGGGCGCGCCCTCGCCCTCGGGCGCGGCGCGATTGAGGAAGCCGAAATTGTTGCGGATGTTGTTGGAGAACACCGTCTTAAGCCGGGTGCCGAGGATGTCCCAATGCTGCGCGGGTGCGATCGCGGCATCCTCCACCAGAACGGCGGTTGCGACGTCGCCGAAGATGAAGTGGCTGTCGCGGTCGCGCCAGTTCAGATGCCCCGAAGTGATTTCGGGGCTGACCACCAGCACGCTCCTGGCGTTGCCCGCGCGGACATAGTCGGCGGCGGTCTGGATGCCGAAGGTGGCCGAGGAACAGGCGACATTCATGTCGAAGCCGAAGCCCTCGATCCCCAGCGCCTGCTGGATCTCGATCGCCATCGCCGGATAGGCGCGCTGCATGTTCGAGGCCGCGCACAGCACCGCGTCCACGTCCTCGGGCTTTCGGCCCGCGCGCTCGAGCGCCTGCCGCGCCGCTGCGACGCCGATCTCGGCCATGACCGACAATTCGTCATTGGGCCGCTCGGGCAGGCGCGGGCACATGGTGTCGGGGTCTAGAATCGCGGCCTTGCTCATGACGTGGCGCGCCTTGATCCCACTCGCCTTCTCGATGAACTCGACCGAGGAATGGGCCAGCGGCTCGGCCTCGGGATGCGCCGCATTGCGGCGATCGACATAGGCGTTGAAGCTGGCGACCAGCTCTTCATTGGTGATGCTCTCGGGCGGGGTGAACAGCCCGGTGGCGGAAATGACGGGGCGGCCTGTCAGCATGGTTTGCGTTTCCTGCATGGGGGCGCCGCCTTACTGTCCGCCCTGCCCGGCTGCAAGCCCCGCCACCGTGCCGAGGCCGGGCTCCAGCACATCGCGCAGCAACGGATTGGGGAAGGTGCGGGCAATGGTGACCGCGTGAAATTCCTCGGTGATCGCGGGCAGCTGGAACAGCTCGTAGAGCAGGCCAGCGGCCAGCTCATCGCGCACCACGATCGGCGGGATCACGGCGACACCCGCATCCGCGCGCGCGAGCAGGCGGAGCATCGCCATGTCGTCGGCCTCGGCAGCGATGCGCGGGACGATGCCCATCTGTTCGATCATCGCGTCGAACCCGGCGCGCAGCGCGGTCTCGGGCGTGGGCAGGATCAGCGGGGCATGGGCGAGCAGGCGCGGCAGGCCCTGCGCGGCGAGCGCCAACCGGCTGCGCGCGCCGACGAGGCTGACCGGCTGTTCGTCGAGCCGGTGCACCAGATAGGGGCTCGCCGCATCGCGCGCGGGGATCTGGTTGGTCAGCAGCACGTCGATGCTCATCGCTTCGAGCGCGCGCAGCAGCGAGGCCTGCGTGCCCGATCGCAGTACCACCTCGACATCGTCCCGCCCCAGCAGGGGCGCGAGAAACTGCATCTGGAAGTTGCGCGAGAGGGTTGCGAGCGCGCCGACGCGCAGCACCTTACGCTGCTCGCCCACCGCGCGGAACGTGGCGGTAAGCTGTTCGGAGGCGCGGAAGATCTGCTCGGCATAGTCGAGCGCGATCCGCCCCGCCTCGGTCAGCACGAGATTGCGACCGCGCCGTTCGAACAGGTCGTGGCCGAGATCGGCTTCGAGCGCCTTGATCTGGGTCGAGACCGCGCTCTGCGAGATGTTGAGTGCGCGCGCGGCGGCGGTCAGGGTTCCTTCGCGCGCGGTGGCGCGGAACAGGCGCAGGTGGTGAAGATTGAGGGTCGCCATGAGGCTCCTGCGGTTTGATTGTTCTGTTGAGACGAACGTTTGCCCGCAAAATATGTATTTTCTTTAATTTCGTCCAGACCCTATCCGTCTGGCAATCCAATCGCTGCCGGAGTTGCCCGATGCCGATCGCCCTCACCATGCTTGCCCCGCTGGCCCTGCTACCGGTGATTATGCTCGCCATTGCGCGCCCCGGCCAACGTCCAGGGACTCTGCCGCGCTGGTCGGAGATTGCCGCGCTTACTGCGCTGGCGCTGGCTCTGGGCGGACTCGTGCAGACTGCGATGGGCGCTGCCAGCGGCGCGGCTCTGAACGCCGGGGCCCTCACTCTCGCCCTGCGCGCCGATCTCGTCAGCGCGAGCGTCGCCACACTGGTCGGCTTCATCGGCTGGATCGTGATGCGCTACAGCCGCACCTATCTGGATGGCGAAGCGCGCGAGGGGGCGTTTCACGGCCTGATGCTTGCAACGCTCATGGCGGTGCTGGTATTCGTGCAGGCAGGCACGCTGCCGACGATGATCCTCGCTGCGATCGCGGTGGGCCTGACCCTCAAGCGGCTCCTGCTGTTCTACCCCGACCGGCCCGAGGCGCAGCGCGCGGCGACCAAGTTCGCCGTTGTCTGGCACACGGGCGACGCGATGCTGGTGTGCGCCGCCGCACTGCTCTTCGCCCGCTTCGGCACGCTCGATGTCGCCGCTTTGCCTGTCGCGCTCGCCACCGAGAGCCTCGGGCTTGCCGGAACCCTCGCGGTCGCCGGGATCGTCATCGCCGCCGCATTGAAGACCGCCGCCTTCCCGCTGCACGGCTGGCTGACCGAGGTGATGGAGGCCCCCACCCCCGTCTCCGCGCTGCTCCATGCCGGGATCATCAATGCCGGCGGCGTGCTGCTGATCACGCTTGCGCCGCTGGTTCAGGCGAGCCCCGGCGCGATGGCCGCGCTGGTGCTGATCGGCGGGCTCACCGCGCTGTTCGGCGCGGCGGTGATGCTGACCCAGAGCGCGATCAAGACGGCGCTGGCCTGGTCGACCGTTTCGCAGATGGGCTTCATGCTGCTGCAATGCGGGCTCGGCCTGTGGACGCTCGCCCTGCTGCACATCGTCGCCCACTCGCTCTACAAGGCGCACGCATTTCTATCCTCGGGCGGCGCGGTGGCGGAGGTTGCGAGCATCCGCCGCCCCGGCCCGGTCGCCGCGCCGAGCGTGGCTGCGGTGCTCAAGAGCTTCGCCCTCGCGCTCGCCATCTTTGCCGCCATCGCCGCGATCTTCACCGCCGCTTTCGGCCCCAAGTCGCCGCAGGCCCTGGCGCTGGGCGCGATCCTGATCTTCGGGGTGGCTTACCTCGTCGCGCAGGGCCTTGCCGACCGCGCGCCGGTGGCCCTGACCAAGCGCACCGTCGCCGCCGCGCTGGCCGCCGCGGTCGGCTACTTCAGCTTCCAGACTCTCGCGCAGGCGATCTGGGGCGCGCTGCTGCCGACGCCCCCTGCGCCGACCGATCTGGAGTGGGCAATGCTGGTGATCGCGGTCGCGAGCTTCGGCCTCGTCGCCTTTGCGCAGGCGCTGTTCCCGCTGTGGGCGCACCATCCGGCGACCGCTGGCCTGCGTGTCCATCTCGCCAACGGCCTCTACCTCAACGCCCTGCTCGACCGCGCGCTCGGCGGCTTCCGCACCACCGCCCGCTGACCCACGAAGAAGAGGAAACATCGCCATGCTGATGAACCACGCCGACATCGCCCCGGCCCGCTTCTCCGCAGTGCTCGACGCGGCCGAAGCTGCCGCCCGCGCCATCCCGCCCGCCTTCCCGCTCGATGCGACCGTCGCGGTGAACCCCTTCCTCGGCCAGACCGGCGAGGACCTCGCCACAGCCGCCGCGCGGCTGGCGCGGGTTGCCGGGGTGCGTATCACGCGCAGCGGGGCGGACTATGTCGCCGCCATCGCGCAAGGGACGATCAGCGCGGATGACCTCGCCGAGGCGCTCGCCGCCTCGCCTTCGCCGCTCAAGCCCGCCAATGTCACGGCGCTGCGCGAAGTGGCCGAGACGCTGGGCGCCGCCACCGCTCCGCGCGCGCTGCCGACCGTGGCCGATCTCGCCGCCGAAGCGACCGGGATCGACTGGCCCGCGTTAATCGACAAGTGCGTCGGACTGTGGGCCGCGGGTCACTTCGACCGCGGGCAGGCGCTGTGGTCGCCCGCCCCGGGCGCCGAGGCCTTTACCGCGTGGCGCGCCTGGGCGATGCATGACCTCACGCCGGAAATCGCCGGGCTCGCCGAGTTCTGCGCCCATGTCGCCGGCGCGCCCGACACCACCGAGCGCGCGATCCTCTCCGCCGCCGAGACCCTCGGCCTCACCGACGCTGCCGCGCCCACCGCGCTGCACCGGCTCGCCATGAGCCTCGGCGGCTGGGCGCAGCACGCGCGCTGGCTGCTGTGGCAAGCCGAATTGCAGGGCGACACCGATCGCACGCTGGTCGATCTCATCGCGATCCGCATGATCTGGGACGAAGCGCTGCTGGTGCAAACCCCCGCCATCGCCGCGCAATGGGCCGAGACCGTCACCGCCCACGCCGCACCGCTTGCACCCTCGGCGGACGAGGTCGCGTTGGCGATCCTGCAGGACGCCGCCGATCGCGGGCACCAGCGCCGGCTTGCCGCCGCGCTCGAGGGCAATGCCGCGCCCACCGCCGCCCGCCCCTTCCTCCAAGCCGCCTTCTGCATCGACGTGCGCTCGGAAGTGTTCCGCCGCGCGCTGGAAGGCATCGACCCCGCGATCGCCACCATCGGCTTTGCGGGCTTCTTCGGCCTGCCGCTGGCGCACCACGCGCATGGGTCTGACACGCTCGAAGCGCGCCTGCCGGTGCTCCTCAACCCGGCGCTCCACACCTCGAGCGCGGGCGATCCGGCGCGCGATCAGGCGAGCCGCATCGCCGCCCGCACCGCGCGTGCCTGGGGCCGGTTCCGGCAGGCCGCGGTCTCCTCCTTCGCCTTTGTCGAGGCGATGGGGCCGGTCTATGCGGTCAAGCTCGTGAAGTCGGCATTGGGGATGGCAAGCCAGCCAAGAATTCAGCCCGCTCCGCAAGTGATCGGCGGCATGAGTGCCGAGGCCAAGGCCGATACCGGCGCGGCGGTGCTCAAGGCAATGAGCCTCACCAAGGATCACGGCGCAATCGTCCTGCTGCTTGGCCATGGCGGGAATGTCACCAACAACCCGCACGAAAGCGCCTATCACTGCGGCGCCTGCGGGGGTTACACCGGGGAGGTCTCCGCCCGGCTGCTGGCGCTCCTGCTCAACGACCCCGAAACCCGCGCGGGCCTCGCCGCGCGCGGCGTGGAGGTGGCCGAGGATACGCTGTTCGTCGCCGGGCTGCACGACACGACCACCGATGCCGTCACGCTCTATGAAGACAGCCTGCCGCCCGCCCGGAGCGACGATCTGGCGCGCGTGCGCACGTGGCTGGCGCAGGCCGCGAGGCTCGCCCGGGCCGAGCGCGCGGTGCGCCTGCCCGGCGCGCGCGGAGATAGCCTCGTCGCGCGGGCGCTCAACTGGGCCGAGATCCGTCCCGAATGGGGCCTCGCCGGATGCGCCGCCTTCATTGCCGCCCCCCGCAGCGCAACCACGGGCCGCGACCTTGGCGGGCGGGCGTTCCTCCACTCCTATGACTGGCGCGCGGATGAAGGCTTCGGCACGCTCGAACTGATCATCACCGCGCCCGTGGTGGTGGCGAGCTGGATCAGCCTGCAATATTACGGCTCCAGCGTCGCGCCAGAGATGTTCGGGGGCGGCAACAAGCTGATCCACAATGTCGTCGGCGGGATCGGGGTGATCGAAGGCAATGGCGGAAGCCTGCGCACCGGGCTGCCGTGGCAGGCGGTGCACGATGGCGACAGACTGATGCACGAGCCGCTGCGCCTCAGCGTGATGATCGAGGCCCCGCGCGAGGAAATGCTGAGCGTGCTGGAGCGCCACCCGCAGGTGCGCGCGCTGTTCGACAATGGCTGGCTGCACCTGTTTGCGCTGAAGGATGGCAAGGTCGATGCCCGCTACGTGCCCGGACGCGGCTTTGCCGAAGCCGCACCGCAGAGCATGGCGGCCTGACATCAGGTCAGACCGGCGCGCGCTCCCGCCTGTGGCGCGATTGCCACATCGCCCTGAAATAGGGAAACATCTCATCTCCCCTCTGGCGCTGCGAGAACGCCAAGCTAAGACGCGCGCCCCGGATTCGATACCGGGTGCAAACAACAAAAAAGGAATAGAAATGCGTCTTGTTACTTTCGCCGCCGCGGCCTCTCTCGCCGCCATCGCCACCTCGGCCCAGGCCGACGAAACCCGCGTCGAAGTGCGCACCGGGATCGTGTGGTGCTGCGGCGTTTCGGACGAAACCATCGGTCTGGCCGTCGGCCATGACTTCGACCTCGGCGGCGACCTCTTCGCGGGCGTCGAGGCGGTGGCCGACACCAACTTCGATTTCGTCGACCCGACGATCGGCGTGAACGCCCGTCTCGGCACCAAGCTCGGCGAGCAGACCAAGGTCTTCGGCCTCGTCGGCTATGCCTATGAAACCGATTTCGACATCGACGATGCGGTGGTCGGCGCCGGCGTTCAGCACAATGTCGGCGAAAAGGCGCTGCTGAGCCTGCAGTATCAGCGCTACCTCGACCTCGACATCAACCGCGTCGCGGTCGGCGTCGGCCTGCGCTTCTGATGCCAGCGCACGGGGGGCGGCTTGGCGCTGCCCCCCAATTGTTGCTGCTTGCCGCAGCTTTGATGATGCTGACAACCACGATGCCGCTGTTGCAGAGGTGGCCCGCGAGAAAACCTTCCGTCTCCCCGATGGCGTGCGCGCGTTGCATCAAAGCGTCCGGATGTACGATCTGAGGATCCACCCGGTCGAGAGCGACCATAAAGCTCGCCTTGCATCGAGACGCGGAAGAGCTGCGCATCAACGTCCGCCGGATGAGGGGCGCTCAGGAAAATTTCGGGCTTGGCATCTCATGATCGCTCGACCTTGCGATCCTAACGAGGTGCCGGGGCTTGCTGCGCCTGCCACGCGAGCAGTTCTTCGCCTTGCAGGAACCGGATTGCAGTGCCGCGGGCATCGCGGCCGCCTTTCACGAAGCCACGGTTCCGCGCTTCGCCGAACTGGGCGTGAATGACGGCATCGGCCTTCATCTTGCGCGCTTTTTCCCACAGCTCGCGCATGACCTTGTCGTGCGAAGGGTCTGCGTGGAAGATCGTGGCCTTGTGCACCCCCTTGGTAATGTGCCCGATGACGCGATAGGGCCGATCCGTGATGTCGCCCGTCGTCACCGGGACAGGCTGACGCATCAACCATTCGTAGGATTGCGTGTTTTCGATATTCTGGGCGGCCAGCGGTACGGCGATCGCGAACAGGGCCGCTGCGGCGAGAGCGATGGCAGGTTTCATGTCGAAATGCCTCCTTGCGTTTTGACCTGAACGACAATTCCGGGGTTGATTGTCGTACAATGCGGAAGCAGCGAAACGCGCGCCGTTCGATCACCCGCGCAGAAATTTTTCGGCAAATCGTATCGACGCTCGGCCGAAGCTGGTCAGCGGATCGAAATTAGCCGGACAACGCGCCTGTCGTCGGTGCCAAACAGCGGCACCAGCACGCGGCGGGCGCGCTGCGCCATGCGCTTCGCTGGCTCGCGGCGCCCCGCCCGGTCCAGTGCGAGGGCGTATTCCGCCGTCGCGAGGGCGGTCAGCCAGTTGCCTGCAGACAGCGATGTCGTGCCCAGTTCCACCGCCCGCCCGGCAAGCGCGACAGCCCGGGCATCATCACCCGCGCGGCGAAAATGCGCAGCCATATCTATCAGCAACGGGACCAGCATCGGGTTGCCCTGTCCCAACGCTTTCTCCTGCCGGGCAAGCACACGCTCGAAAATCCCGGTGGCGCTGGTGAAGTCGCGCTGCTCGCTCGCCAACCTAGCCCGGACGATCCGGGCATTGTCCTGATGGTCGATACCCACGCTGGCAAGGCCTGGAGTCGCCTCGTCCATCGTCCGGCTCGCGCCCGACATGTCGCCTGCATCGAGCCGCGCGCCAGCGAGGTTGATCCGACTGATCGTGGCGAGGTAGGAATTCCTGCCCTCCAGCTTTTCCGACAGATCGATCGCCTTCGAAAAACTCGCAATGGCGCGCGAGGTGTCGCCGATATCGCGATAATAGCTTCCGCGGTAATAGGCATTGGCGGCAGCGGCCGAGCCATCAGGTTCGGCGTATGTCAGGGTCAGGTTTTCCGCTTCGGCAAGTGCCTCGTCCGCCTCCTCGAAGCGGCCCAGCTTCTGCAGTACATTGCCGAGCTTGTTGCGATAATCGGCCCGGTCAGGGTGTTCTTCCGGCAGCGCCTTGTCGACACGAGCGACGAGCGTGCCGAAAATCTGCGCGGCCTCGTCAAGCTTGCCCTGTCGACGCAGAACAAGCGCGAGGTTGCCGAGCCGGATGATCGTGTTCGGTTCAAGCAGGCCGAGCGTTTCTTCGGATTGGCGCACAATACGCCGACCGATCGCTTCTGCCTTGGCATAATTGCCGAGAGTATCGTGGCACACCGCCAGCACACCGAGCGCGTTGAGCCTCAGCGCGGCAAATTCGCCCGTTTCTCCCGCCAGTTCGCGCGTCGCCCGCTCGAGCAGCGGCATTGCCTCCGGGCAGCGACCCGCCGACGACAGCGTGGCACCGATCCGCGCGCGAATATTGGCGCTTTCAGGGTGGTCGCCCCCGAAATAGGTTTCGGACAGCGCGAGCGCGCGCCGGCGGTGGTCGAGCGCTTGGTCGATATCGCCCAGATGACGCTGCGATTCGCCCAACCCGTTGTAGATGTCGATGAGTGTCGCTGTGTCCTGCTCGGGTGCCGAGCGAGCGGCAGCGAGAGCTTGCCGGAAGACGGCATATTCCTGATCGTGCTTTCCAAGACCGCGATAGCTTTCGCCGATGACGACGAGAAGCCGTGCCTGCAGCCCGGGCTGACCGTCCAGATCGGCGATCTTGGCCTTTGCCGCCTCAAGCAGGTCGAGCGCGCTGACCTCTTCGCCTTGTGCAACGAAGGGCGAGGCACTGGCAAAGGTTTGCGTGAGAATATCGGACACCTCGCTCGCTTGCTGCGCGGCCATTTCGGCCCGGTCGCGTTCGGCCGCCAGCCGGCTGGTGTGGTAGATGCCGAAACCGGCTGCACCTGCGACAACCGCTGTGGTGGCTGCCACGCCGATGGCATTGCGGGCGATGAACTTGCGCGCGCGATAGCTCCAGGCATCGCCGCGTGCCTCGACGGGGCGTCCGGCAAGATATCGCTCCAGATCGTCGGCCAGCGCCCGTGCGCCGCCATACCGGCGCTCAGGTTCTTTTTGCAGGCACTTCAGTACGATATTGTCGAGATCGCCGCGCAACTTGCGTCGCAACTGGTATGGAGCGAGAGGCGGAGACTGTCGATCCGCCTTCTGATCTGCGCCAACGACCACCGTGCTGGGCCGGCTTGGCTCCTCATCGAGGATTGCGCGCTCGATTTCGAAGGGCGAGGAATCGGTTTTGGTCGTGTAAGGCGATGTACCCGTGAGCAAACGGTATAGCAGCACCCCCAGCGAATAGACGTCGGTTGCCACGCTTACCCGCTCGCCGCGAACCTGTTCGGGGCTGGCAAAATCGGGGGTGAGGACGCGCCGGTCGGCCAGCGTCATGTCAGTGGGCGCATCCTCGGGCTCGAGCAGCTTGGCAATGCCGAAATCGAGGATTTTTACTTGGCCCCCCGGCGTGACCAAGATGTTGGACGGCTTGAGATCCCGGTGAATTACGAGATTGCGGTGCGCATAGTCGACTGCCTCGCAAATCCGGCGCACCAATTCCAGCCGCGCTGCCAGCCCCAGCTTGTGCTCATGGCAGTAGGCATCGATCCGCTGCCCTTCTACCAGCTCCATCACCAGCCAGGGATCGCCATCTTCGGTCGAGCCGCCATCGAGCAGCGGCGCGATGCCAGGATGGTGGAGGCTCGCAAGGATTTGGCGTTCGCGAAGGAAACGCTTGGCCAGACCGCGCGCTGAGAGATGTGGCTTCATCAGCTTGAGCGCGGCGGTTTGCGCATAGGAACCATCGCTGCGTTCGACCAGATAGACCGCGCCCATGCCGCCGAACCCGACCGTGCCGATCGCCTTCCACGGTCCGAACTGCTGCCCGATCACCAGATCCTCGCCTTCTTCGATCAGCCGTTCCATCGAATGGGCGATTGGGCTGCCGAAATCGGTCGCGCTGCTATCGGCGGCAAGGAGTGCGGCCAGCTTGGCGACAAGGCCGGGATGCTGGCGCGCGAATTCTGCGAGAAATGCCGCGCGCGCACTATCGTCGAGGCCAACGGCCCGGTCGAATGCGGCCTCTAGAACAGTCATGTCGCCGGATGTCATTGAGGCCCTCCCAGTCCATCAAGCAGCAGCGG from Porphyrobacter sp. YT40 encodes:
- a CDS encoding serine/threonine-protein kinase; protein product: MTVLEAAFDRAVGLDDSARAAFLAEFARQHPGLVAKLAALLAADSSATDFGSPIAHSMERLIEEGEDLVIGQQFGPWKAIGTVGFGGMGAVYLVERSDGSYAQTAALKLMKPHLSARGLAKRFLRERQILASLHHPGIAPLLDGGSTEDGDPWLVMELVEGQRIDAYCHEHKLGLAARLELVRRICEAVDYAHRNLVIHRDLKPSNILVTPGGQVKILDFGIAKLLEPEDAPTDMTLADRRVLTPDFASPEQVRGERVSVATDVYSLGVLLYRLLTGTSPYTTKTDSSPFEIERAILDEEPSRPSTVVVGADQKADRQSPPLAPYQLRRKLRGDLDNIVLKCLQKEPERRYGGARALADDLERYLAGRPVEARGDAWSYRARKFIARNAIGVAATTAVVAGAAGFGIYHTSRLAAERDRAEMAAQQASEVSDILTQTFASASPFVAQGEEVSALDLLEAAKAKIADLDGQPGLQARLLVVIGESYRGLGKHDQEYAVFRQALAAARSAPEQDTATLIDIYNGLGESQRHLGDIDQALDHRRRALALSETYFGGDHPESANIRARIGATLSSAGRCPEAMPLLERATRELAGETGEFAALRLNALGVLAVCHDTLGNYAKAEAIGRRIVRQSEETLGLLEPNTIIRLGNLALVLRRQGKLDEAAQIFGTLVARVDKALPEEHPDRADYRNKLGNVLQKLGRFEEADEALAEAENLTLTYAEPDGSAAAANAYYRGSYYRDIGDTSRAIASFSKAIDLSEKLEGRNSYLATISRINLAGARLDAGDMSGASRTMDEATPGLASVGIDHQDNARIVRARLASEQRDFTSATGIFERVLARQEKALGQGNPMLVPLLIDMAAHFRRAGDDARAVALAGRAVELGTTSLSAGNWLTALATAEYALALDRAGRREPAKRMAQRARRVLVPLFGTDDRRVVRLISIR